A window of the Dickeya dianthicola NCPPB 453 genome harbors these coding sequences:
- a CDS encoding DUF5908 family protein — protein MPVEIRELVIKTDIQSQNTTAVAELDAAQLQALKQRIVQECLRQLEKRDRHNPLER, from the coding sequence ATGCCTGTGGAAATCCGCGAGTTGGTGATTAAAACCGACATCCAGAGCCAGAACACGACGGCGGTCGCCGAACTGGATGCGGCGCAGTTGCAGGCGCTCAAGCAGCGCATTGTTCAGGAGTGCCTGCGGCAACTGGAAAAGAGAGACAGACATAACCCGCTGGAGCGTTAA
- a CDS encoding GPW/gp25 family protein, producing MDDSHFLGRGWQFPPVFSGAVRQVAMNSAEANINQSIDLILQTQRGERSLLPYFGSELRSVLFRHPDATLQNEIAQSVRATLLNDEPRISVTSVEVTFLSEPASMVAIHIDYLIRQTNTRHNHVFPFSLLEGTNLTVEQQGAHQR from the coding sequence ATGGACGACAGTCATTTTCTCGGCCGCGGCTGGCAGTTTCCCCCGGTTTTTTCCGGGGCGGTCCGGCAGGTGGCGATGAACAGCGCCGAGGCCAACATCAATCAGTCTATCGACCTGATTTTGCAGACGCAGCGCGGGGAACGCAGCCTGCTACCCTATTTCGGCAGCGAACTGCGCAGCGTCCTGTTTCGCCATCCGGATGCGACGCTACAAAATGAAATTGCGCAGTCGGTGCGCGCCACGCTGCTGAATGATGAGCCGCGCATCAGCGTCACGTCGGTGGAGGTTACATTCCTGTCCGAGCCAGCCTCGATGGTGGCGATTCATATCGATTACCTCATCCGGCAGACCAATACGCGGCACAACCATGTGTTCCCGTTTTCTCTGCTTGAAGGGACCAATCTGACCGTGGAGCAGCAGGGTGCGCACCAACGTTGA
- a CDS encoding CIS tube protein, protein MGGLKKMRMVAYSDEKFTSKVAGGEFVVMLNPEQIRINRSVSYDEEQAPGSGKLSSKYHATPGEQLSFEMVLDCTGVVDSTRTDLTKEMTQLKKVVYDYNGNIHRPNYVVIYWGQGLSFKGVLQGFDTTYTFFRPDGTALRAKVSLQFTSYLDPATAAKQEDKKSPDLTHRVEVVDGDSLPQISQMIYRDPECYVQLAAFNRLDKIRALPAGLKLRVPPLKRGGGA, encoded by the coding sequence ATGGGCGGATTAAAAAAAATGCGGATGGTGGCCTACAGCGATGAAAAATTCACCAGTAAGGTCGCCGGCGGCGAGTTCGTGGTGATGCTCAACCCCGAACAAATCCGCATCAACCGCAGCGTCAGTTATGACGAGGAACAAGCGCCGGGCAGCGGCAAACTGTCATCCAAATACCACGCCACGCCTGGGGAGCAACTGAGCTTCGAGATGGTGCTCGACTGTACCGGCGTGGTCGACAGTACGCGCACGGATTTAACCAAAGAAATGACCCAGTTGAAAAAGGTGGTCTACGACTACAACGGCAATATTCACCGCCCCAACTACGTGGTCATCTATTGGGGACAGGGGTTGTCGTTCAAAGGCGTGTTGCAGGGATTCGACACCACCTATACCTTTTTTCGCCCTGACGGCACGGCGCTGCGCGCTAAGGTGTCGCTGCAATTCACCTCCTACCTTGACCCGGCGACCGCCGCTAAGCAGGAGGACAAAAAATCGCCGGACCTGACCCACCGGGTGGAGGTGGTTGACGGCGATAGCCTGCCGCAAATCAGCCAGATGATTTATCGCGACCCGGAATGTTATGTCCAACTGGCGGCGTTCAATCGACTCGATAAGATCCGCGCGTTGCCCGCCGGGCTAAAGTTGCGCGTGCCGCCGCTCAAACGCGGAGGTGGCGCATGA
- a CDS encoding phage tail protein, whose protein sequence is MALNLQTSFYFSVSISGMGGSDAAFQEVSGLSKEMGIEEVVCGGENRFTYRLPARTTFQNLVLRRGVLNAESALIGWVKDTLDNGVSTPIKTRDIKVWLLNENGDVSMDWNFIAAYPVKWSASNLKSQESEILIETLEFAYQYFEMPNFETFSLGDD, encoded by the coding sequence ATGGCTCTTAACCTGCAAACCAGCTTTTACTTCAGCGTCTCGATTTCCGGCATGGGCGGCAGCGATGCCGCCTTTCAGGAAGTCAGCGGGCTGAGCAAAGAAATGGGGATTGAAGAGGTGGTGTGCGGCGGGGAGAACCGGTTTACGTACCGGCTGCCCGCCCGCACGACGTTTCAGAATCTGGTCCTGCGGCGCGGCGTGCTCAATGCGGAGTCGGCGTTGATTGGCTGGGTGAAGGACACGCTGGACAACGGCGTGTCCACCCCGATCAAGACCCGCGATATCAAGGTCTGGCTGCTGAATGAAAACGGCGATGTCAGCATGGACTGGAATTTTATTGCCGCTTATCCGGTCAAGTGGTCCGCCAGCAATCTGAAGTCGCAGGAAAGTGAAATATTGATTGAAACGCTGGAGTTCGCCTACCAGTACTTCGAGATGCCCAATTTTGAAACCTTTTCACTGGGAGATGACTGA
- a CDS encoding PAAR domain-containing protein: protein MPPAARLTDFHQCPMVTPGLPPIPHVGGPVVGPGCPTVLIGKLPAARVGDMLVCVGPPDSIIKGSATVLIGGMPAARIGDNTAHGGSLMLGDFTVIIGG from the coding sequence ATGCCGCCAGCAGCAAGACTGACCGATTTTCATCAGTGCCCAATGGTTACGCCGGGATTGCCGCCGATCCCCCACGTGGGCGGGCCGGTTGTCGGGCCGGGGTGCCCAACCGTGCTGATAGGCAAGCTGCCCGCCGCCAGAGTGGGCGACATGCTGGTGTGCGTCGGGCCGCCGGACAGCATCATCAAGGGATCGGCCACCGTGCTGATCGGCGGGATGCCCGCGGCGCGAATAGGCGACAACACCGCGCACGGCGGCAGCCTGATGCTGGGGGATTTTACGGTGATTATCGGAGGATAA
- the vgrG gene encoding type VI secretion system tip protein VgrG → MSGGATPGGVATYEITANGAAIPGDYQVCRIQIQQRINHISRATLDIQDGSASQENFTVSASSTFVPGAEIVINLGYDSTNNKVFSGIVTRQSLQVNPGAGPLLVVECRDSAIKMSVGRKSAAYQNKTDSDVMSTLIGQYGLSKKVAGTTATLPELVQYYCSDWDFMLSRAEVNGLVVSTLNGTVSVFSPTANTRSALTVTYGAGLYHFSAGLNAVTQLAQVKASAWDDKSQQCISATAANALAGPGNLSSKTLSGVVGLADFALQTTAALDNDALTQWSNAQMLKSELAKITGEVRFQGDAAVTAGNYLTISGMGDRFDGDYFVSGIEHDYADGNWFTCADLGLAPLWFVQEREVMAPSAAGLLPGVEGLYNATVKQIDQDPDNAYRILVELPLFNDGGKGLWARLANFYSSSGVGAFFLPEVGDEVIVGFLNQDPRFPIILGSLYSANRKPYSELTPNAENSQKAIVTKSELRIVFDDKDSIMTITTKGNNVIVLDDKKQQISITDQHNNAITMSSSGIDINSPSSINIQADQKVNIKGNLGVTVQASSGDVKVSGLNVNASADMSFNAKGSATAEVQGGAELTLKGAMVMIN, encoded by the coding sequence ATGAGCGGCGGGGCGACGCCAGGCGGGGTGGCGACATACGAGATTACCGCCAACGGAGCGGCGATTCCGGGGGATTATCAAGTCTGCCGCATTCAGATACAGCAGCGAATCAATCACATCAGCCGCGCCACGCTGGACATTCAGGATGGCAGCGCCTCGCAGGAAAATTTCACGGTGAGCGCCTCGTCGACGTTTGTGCCGGGGGCGGAAATCGTGATCAACCTGGGGTACGACAGCACCAATAACAAGGTGTTCTCCGGCATTGTCACCCGGCAATCCTTGCAGGTGAACCCCGGCGCCGGTCCGCTGCTGGTGGTGGAGTGCCGCGATAGCGCCATCAAGATGAGCGTGGGGCGTAAAAGCGCCGCGTATCAAAATAAAACCGACAGCGATGTGATGAGCACGCTGATTGGTCAGTATGGTCTGAGCAAAAAAGTCGCCGGCACCACGGCGACGCTGCCGGAGCTGGTGCAGTACTACTGTAGCGACTGGGATTTCATGCTGAGCCGCGCCGAGGTGAACGGGCTGGTGGTGAGCACCCTGAACGGGACGGTGTCGGTTTTCTCGCCCACGGCAAACACCCGGTCGGCGCTGACGGTGACCTACGGCGCCGGGCTGTACCATTTCAGCGCCGGGCTCAACGCCGTGACCCAACTGGCGCAGGTCAAGGCCAGCGCGTGGGACGACAAGAGCCAGCAATGCATTTCCGCCACCGCCGCCAATGCCCTTGCCGGGCCGGGCAATCTCAGCAGCAAAACGTTGTCCGGCGTGGTGGGGCTGGCGGATTTCGCCTTGCAGACCACGGCCGCGCTGGATAACGACGCGCTGACCCAGTGGTCCAACGCGCAGATGCTCAAGAGCGAGCTGGCCAAGATCACCGGCGAGGTGCGCTTTCAGGGCGACGCCGCCGTCACCGCCGGCAACTACCTGACCATCAGCGGCATGGGCGACCGGTTTGACGGCGATTACTTCGTGTCCGGCATCGAACACGATTACGCCGACGGTAACTGGTTTACCTGCGCGGATCTGGGGCTCGCGCCGCTGTGGTTCGTGCAGGAGCGCGAGGTGATGGCGCCGTCGGCGGCGGGGCTGCTGCCCGGCGTCGAAGGGCTGTACAACGCCACGGTGAAACAGATTGACCAGGATCCTGACAACGCTTACCGCATTCTGGTCGAACTGCCGCTGTTCAATGACGGCGGAAAAGGCCTGTGGGCGCGGCTGGCGAATTTTTATTCCAGCAGCGGCGTGGGGGCTTTTTTTCTGCCCGAAGTCGGGGATGAAGTGATTGTCGGTTTCCTTAATCAGGACCCGCGTTTCCCGATCATCCTCGGGAGCCTGTACAGCGCCAACCGCAAACCCTACAGCGAACTGACCCCGAACGCGGAAAACAGCCAAAAAGCGATCGTGACGAAAAGCGAGCTGCGCATCGTTTTCGATGACAAAGACAGCATCATGACCATCACCACCAAGGGCAACAACGTCATTGTGCTGGATGACAAAAAGCAGCAAATCAGCATCACCGACCAGCACAACAACGCCATCACGATGTCGTCGTCCGGCATCGATATCAACAGCCCGTCCAGCATCAATATTCAGGCCGATCAGAAGGTCAATATCAAAGGCAATCTGGGGGTGACGGTTCAGGCGTCGTCAGGGGATGTGAAGGTTTCCGGCCTGAACGTTAACGCCAGCGCCGATATGTCGTTTAACGCCAAAGGCAGCGCCACCGCCGAAGTTCAGGGCGGCGCCGAGCTGACCCTCAAAGGGGCGATGGTGATGATTAACTGA